The sequence below is a genomic window from bacterium 336/3.
TTTGAACTTACTTTTATCTCCTGCTATTTCCACAGAACGAATTAAATGAAATTTCATATTATCTTTAATCTAAACCTACTACAGGGCTACGCCTTTCCAACATTACTGTATCTCTCCAAATGCCATTCATTTTCCCTATTTTCTCTCGATAACCTATCTTTCTAAAACCTGCTTGCTCATGTACTTTGATACTAGCTTTATTTTCTGGAAAAACACCTGACTGAAGCGTCCAAATACCTTCTTTTTCACTATCATGAATGAGTTTATCTAAAATTTGAAGACCTATTTTACGCCCTCTGTACGCATATGCTACATATACACTCACTTCTGCTACACCTTCATACACACATTGCCCTGAAACAGAGGTAAGAGCAGCCCATCCTACTATTTTATTATCTATTTCAGCTACTACTCTACAAGTTTTAAGATGCTCTTTATCCCAACCTTCCCATGTGGGAGGCTCTTTCTGAAAGGTTGCATGCCCTGTTTGTATGCCTTCTTTATAAATATGAGCAACCTGTTGCCAGTCTTCAGGTTGCAAATTACGTAATACAATGTCCATAAAGGTTTTTTTTATACTCTCACAATTTATAAATTTGGATAATTATACCAAAAGAATCTCTATGAAAATTATTCTTCTTTTATGGTTGTATATTTACACTTCATTAATTTTTGGGCAAAGAGTTCATTACTCATCTGTCATCTATCCTCAAGATTTACCTCAATGGGAGTATAAAGATTTCATTAAGTATAATGCAAAAAAAGTATCTGCTTTTGGTTATGAAACTAATTATTTGAGGAAACTGAAGCGTAAAGGGACATTGTTGTATCAAAAAGAACTTGATAAATCTAATAACAAAATATTTGGTATTAATAGTCTTAGACTTTTATCTACACATGGAATAATACCTTCTTTGAGCAAGTGGAAATTTGAAAACTTTTATGCTAAGAATGGACTTCTTATAAAAGAAATTTATTACCCTTTTTATGATGATTTAGAATTATCCATAAAGAGCTATAAAGAAATTTTTTATGACTATCAAAAATATCTTTTAATCAATCAGACAACCAAAATACATCAGATTGATACCTTTCTAAAAAAGCATGATATTAGTTATGATATAAAAAAATATGTTTATAACCAAGAAGGTAATGAAATCGCTCACTATCATTCTGAAAAGAATGAATATTTTAAAGAAAATATATTATTAGAAACAGAATATTCTGACTCAGTTAGTTTAGTATATGAGAAAAAATATAAAGATAGTCTATTAGAAAATATTACTTACTACACATACAATGATAAAATTCATTCAAGAAGCCATTTTTTTTATAATCAGAATCTTCGTATTAAAACTCAAATAGACTCCATTTGGCATTATCAAACGGACATACCTTATTTAGAGGAATTTATTGAGTTTGAATATTCTGATATAGGTAAAAAAGAGACACAAATCCGTTATAATGAACAAAAAAAGATTATATCTACAAGTGTGATAGTGTATGATAAAGAGAATAGACTTCTAAGTAATTGTTATTCAGGCGATAATTATCCAGAAAACTGTTCTTATCAAAGCTATACTTATCAAAATAATCTTTTAAAAAGTAGTACATTCAAGTCAGATTATACCCATGTAAAAACGCTTTTTTTCTACAATACCAAGGGTCTTTTAACCGAAGAAAGAATTTATATAAATGAAAAACTTC
It includes:
- a CDS encoding phosphinothricin acetyltransferase; this encodes MDIVLRNLQPEDWQQVAHIYKEGIQTGHATFQKEPPTWEGWDKEHLKTCRVVAEIDNKIVGWAALTSVSGQCVYEGVAEVSVYVAYAYRGRKIGLQILDKLIHDSEKEGIWTLQSGVFPENKASIKVHEQAGFRKIGYREKIGKMNGIWRDTVMLERRSPVVGLD